In one window of Helianthus annuus cultivar XRQ/B chromosome 17, HanXRQr2.0-SUNRISE, whole genome shotgun sequence DNA:
- the LOC110924702 gene encoding uncharacterized protein LOC110924702, which yields MENRSVPGNPSKGNRDKGDGGNIQREGFQNPSLSFKSFANRIGPSDGISFAPRRGSVVNENSEGTYINVIDELLKVTVPVEPGEKSSSNSGEENVIGGNQAGMGNTKPLSYAESLLNNNVKEGNVDNGSGLKTKSYADSLLANKNVKLNFRALASDRIQEGCDVVLPRESVRVVQNKMANTLYGYFLGDRVAYPVVDYFVRNNWKKYGVQKSMMNANGFFFFKFSEEAGMLNALKAGPWIIRSQPLFLDIWRPTTKLEKKEVKKVQIWVKIHDVPIAAYTEDGLSMIATTIGEPKVLDSYTSSMCSDMWGRSSYARALIEVSAEKNLRDQITLAIPEPEGEGFVKETMSVEYEWSPLRCGHCCVFGHSNETCPNQPKQQGNVRNDTRAGKKPVVDDEGFSGVHGKKVAKKTGFPVNKPKPKFEYRPVVSKKNHVSGNGSSEPKFQSANPFEVLNDPSVNENEAGNNSGEIPVDVEENEVEEGFVEGGEYELDDYLQQDTVKSINSKGASTPSSSVINGTRIIVGWNPLVFDVMVLFQSDQVMHLQLFFKHEKKTLFCSIVYAANYYITRRELWNHLGLHKSLVRNDPWVMLGDFNSALYLDDNSMGCSSVSASMRDFQACVNDIEMLDLNQSGLQFTWSQKPKKGIGLMKKIDRVMGNSQFLTIFPNAVAVFYPARLSDHSPSVLKIPVLGKVKHKPFKFANFLVHKPQFLDIVKRIWETDVRGVFQFSVVKKLRMLKSPLRVLLFQQGNLHQKVQVLREKLDQIQRELDSNPASVAISEEETITRRSYQEALLDEERFLKQKSKVDWLTVGDMNSAFFHSSLKNRVHFSRISVIRDTNGKVYEDEQVQLAFVNHYENFLGNQGDISISPAPDLFTNRLSSEVAGLMVRPVTHDEVKKAMFSIGSDKAPGPDGFTAGFFKGAWPIIGSAVSNAVIDFFVTGKLLRELNHTLIVLLPKTTSPSVVTDYRPIACCNVLYKCISKIVADRLKVGLNDIVSINQSAFVPGRRISDNVLLTQELMHNYHRHVGPPKCAFKVDIQKAYDTVDWNFLEGILMGFGFHPTMVHWIMLCVSTTSYSVCVNGEVHGFFKGSRGLRQGDPVSPYLFTLVMEVLTAILQHTVRIDNSFKFHNKCERQQIVNLCFADDLFIFAKGEIASARCIMKALDSFSKMSGLLPSVQKSTVFFSNVPSYVKAAILNLMPFKEGSLPVKYLGVPLISTRLLQKDCLLLLEKLENRIMHWRNKLLSFAGRLQLINSVLSSMHIYWSSVFILPNRVIQKLEALMRNFLWSHDSAFQKGRSKVSWKTVCVPKYEGGLGIRRISDANVALMTNHIWSILTRRHSVWVEWVHSYRLRGKSFWVCKVPASCCWSWRKILQLRPIVRKFFWSEIGNGSATSAWHDNWSEIGPLDQFLSPRMIASAGFNMESKVSDVYSDSSWRWPVAWRDLYPVLIQLDGISLQPNKSDKVLWRQGNQKHVFSSSRVWDSVRYHAVEVEWCRLVWFGQCIPRHAFLLWLIMRRKLLTQDKILSWDLSRRKNMNMMCCLLCYANHDSHTHLFFECKYSSQVWMLVRQKAGMGSVHANWDDIVNWLLDRSKSNLASVYVAKLSVAATAYFIWQERNARLFRNQVRPPESLSETIIQQVRYKLIGAKLKKCENVRKLLRDWDIEVSDVHDDGG from the exons ATGGAGAACCGTTCAGTACCTGGTAACCCTTCTAAGGGAAATCGGGATAAGGGAGATGGTGGCAATATTCAGCGCGAGGGTTTTCAAAACCCTAGTCTGTCTTTTAAGAGTTTTGCGAACAGAATTGGTCCTTCTGATGGGATATCGTTTGCTCCACGTAGAGGATCAGTCGTTAATGAGAATTCTGAGGGAACCTACATTAATGTGATTGATGAGTTGCTGAAAGTTACGGTTCCGGTTGAACCTGGGGAAAAGTCATCGTCAAATAGTGGTGAGGAGAATGTGATCGGGGGAAATCAAGCTGGTATGGGTAACACGAAACCTCTATCATATGCAGAGTCACTATTGAATAATAACGTCAAAGAGGGTAATGTGGATAATGGCAGCGGTTTGAAAACTAAATCATATGCTGATTCGTTACTTGCAAATAAGAATGTTAAGCTGAATTTTCGTGCTCTTGCTAGTGATAGGATCCAGGAGGGATGTGATGTTGTTCTTCCAAGGGAATCTGTGCGGGTAGTTCAAAACAAAATGGCTAATACCCTATATGGTTACTTTCTGGGAGATCGGGTAGCATACCCGGTTGTTGATTATTTTGTCCGTAATAACTGGAAGAAGTATGGGGTCCAGAAATCTATGATGAATGCGAACGGATTTTTTTTCTTCAAGTTCTCGGAGGAGGCAGGTATGCTTAATGCTTTGAAAGCTGGCCCGTGGATTATTCGATCGCAGCCTCTTTTTCTAGATATTTGGAGGCCGACTACAAAATTGGAAAAAAAGGAAGTAAAGAAAGTTCAGATTTGGGTTAAAATTCATGATGTTCCGATTGCGGCTTATACGGAGGATGGGCTAAGCATGATTGCGACCACGATTGGGGAGCCGAAAGTCTTGGATTCTTATACGTCGTCGATGTGTTCGGATATGTGGGGAAGAAGTAGCTATGCGAGAGCTTTAATAGAAGTCTCGGCTGAGAAGAATTTAAGGGATCAAATAACGTTAGCGATTCCTGAACCGGAGGGGGAGGGTTTTGTTAAGGAGACGATGTCGGTGGAGTATGAATGGTCACCGTTGAGATGTGGCCATTGTTGTGTTTTTGGGCATTCTAACGAAACGTGTCCGAATCAACCGAAGCAGCAGGGTAATGTTCGTAATGATACAAGGGCTGGAAAAAAACCTGTGGTTGATGACGAGGGTTTTTCGGGAGTTCATGGTAAGAAGGTTGCTAAGAAGACGGGGTTCCCGGTCAACAAGCCGAAACCAAAGTTTGAATATCGGCCTGTGGTTTCTAAGAAGAATCATGTTTCGGGTAATGGGTCGTCTGAGCCCAAGTTTCAATCGGCTAATCCGTTTGAGGTTCTAAATGACCCTAGTGTTAATGAGAATGAGGCTGGCAATAACTCGGGTGAGATTCCTGTAGATGTGGAGGAGAATGAGGTGGAGGAGGGGTTCGTTGAAGGAGGCGAGTATGAGCTCGATGATTACCTACAGCAAGATACGGTTAAAAGCATTAATAgtaaaggggcaagcactccttcttcGTCGGTTATTAATG GTACGAGAATTATCGTTGGTTGGAATCCGTTAGTGTTTGATGTTATGGTGCTCTTTCAGTCGGATCAGGTTATGCATTTGCAGTTGTTTTTTAAGCACGAGAAAAAAACGCTCTTTTGTTCTATCGTTTATGCTGCAAACTATTATATCACTCGTAGGGAGTTATGGAATCATCTCGGCCTGCATAAGTCGCTTGTCCGTAATGATCCGTGGGTGATGCTAGGTGATTTTAACTCAGCGTTGTACCTTGATGATAACTCTATGGGATGTTCGTCGGTCTCGGCTAGCATGAGAGACTTTCAAGCGTGTGTTAATGATATTGAGATGCTGGATTTGAATCAGTCCGGTTTACAATTTACATGGAGTCAAAAGCCAAAGAAGGGGATTGGTTTAATGAAGAAGATAGATAGAGTCATGGGGAATTCGCAATTTTTAACCATTTTCCCGAATGCGGTGGCTGTTTTTTACCCAGCTCGGCTATCGGATCATAGTCCGAGTGTTCTCAAAATTCCGGTTCTTGGGAAAGTTAAACATAAGCCGTTCAAGTTTGCTAATTTTCTTGTTCATAAGCCTCAATTCTTAGACATTGTGAAGCGTATTTGGGAGACGGATGTTAGAGGGGTGTTCcagttctcggttgtgaagaaatTGCGGATGTTAAAGTCTCCTCTTCGGGTTTTACTCTTTCAGCAAGGTAATTTGCATCAAAAAGTGCAAGTTTTACGTGAGAAACTTGATCAGATTCAGCGAGAGCTTGATAGTAATCCGGCTAGTGTGGCAATTAGTGAGGAGGAAACTATTACTCGCCGTTCTTATCAGGAAGCTTTATTGGATGAAGAGCGGTTCTTGAAACAGAAGTCGAAGGTGGACTGGTTGACGGTCGGAGATATGAATTCAGCGTTCTTTCATTCGTCCCTTAAGAATAGAGTTCATTTTAGTCGCATCAGTGTTATTCGGGACACTAATGGTAAGGTGTATGAGGATGAGCAGGTCCAGCTTGCTTTCGTTAATCATTATGAGAACTTTTTGGGTAATCAAGGTGACATTTCGATTAGTCCGGCTCCTGATTTATTCACAAACAGGTTATCGAGTGAAGTTGCGGGTCTTATGGTGCGTCCGGTTACGCATGATGAGGTTAAAAAGGCGATGTTCTCGATTGGGTCAGATAAAGCACCGGGCCCTGATGGTTTTACTGCTGGTTTTTTTAAAGGTGCCTGGCCTATCATTGGTAGTGCAGTGTCGAATGCTGTGATTGATTTCTTTGTGACAGGTAAACTTCTTAGGGAATTGAATCACACGCTTATTGTTCTTCTCCCCAAGACGACCTCCCCGTCAGTGGTTACGGACTATCGTCCGATTGCTTGTTGCAATGTCTTGTATAAATGCATTAGTAAGATTGTTGCTGATAGACTTAAAGTGGGTCTGAATGATATAGTCAGTATCAACCAATCAGCTTTTGTGCCAGGCAGGAGAATATCGGACAATGTTTTACTTACTCAAGAGCTGATGCATAACTATCATCGTCATGTTGGCCCGCCGAAATGTGCCTTCAAAGTGGATATTCAGAAGGCGTATGACACGGTCGATTGGAACTTTCTGGAGGGTATTTTGATGGGATTTGGTTTTCATCCTACAATGGTTCATTGGATTATGTTATGTGTTTCCACTACATCGTACTCGGTGTGTGTTAATGGCGAGGTTCATGGGTTCTTTAAGGGTAGTAGGGGTCTGAGGCAAGGTGATCCGGTCTCTCCTTATTTATTTACGCTAGTCATGGAAGTTCTTACGGCCATCTTACAGCATACGGTTAGGATTGACAATTCGTTTAAATTTCATAATAAATGCGAACGTCAGCAAATTGTCAACCTGTGTTTTGCCGATGATTTGTTTATCTTCGCGAAGGGTGAGATTGCTTCTGCTAGATGTATTATGAAGGCACTAGATTCTTTTTCTAAAATGTCGGGTTTGTTACCTAGTGTTCAGAAAAGTACTGTTTTTTTCTCGAATGTGCCATCGTATGTGAAAGCTGCTATTCTAAATTTAATGCCTTTTAAAGAAGGTTCGTTGCCTGTGAAATATTTGGGTGTGCCGCTCATCTCGACCCGATTGCTCCAAAAGGATTGTCTTCTGTTATTGGAGAAGCTTGAAAATCGTATTATGCACTGGCGCAATAAACTTCTATCTTTTGCAGGTAGATTGCAACTTATAAATTCGGTTTTATCGTCCATGCATATTTACTGGTCTTCTGTGTTTATTTTACCGAACCGGGTGATTCAAAAGCTGGAGGCTTTGATGCGAAATTTTTTATGGTCTCATGATAGTGCGTTTCAAAAAGGCCGATCCAAAGTTTCTTGGAAAACAGTGTGTGTTCCTAAGTATGAGGGTGGTTTAGGTATTCGTCGAATCAGTGATGCTAATGTAGCCCTTATGACAAATCATATTTGGAGCATTCTTACGAGGCGTCATTCTGTTTGGGTTGAGTGGGTTCACTCTTATAGGTTGCGAGGTAAAAGCTTTTGGGTGTGCAAAGTTCCAGCTTCCTGCTGTTGGTCTTGGAGAAAGATTCTTCAGTTACGGCCGATTGTTAGGAAGTTTTTCTGGTCCGAGATTGGAAATGGTTCGGCTACCTCTGCTTGGCACGATAATTGGAGTGAGATAGGTCCTCTGGATCAGTTCCTTTCTCCCCGGATGATTGCTAGCGCGGGTTTTAATATGGAGTCAAAGGTGTCCGATGTCTATTCCGATTCGTCTTGGAGATGGCCGGTTGCGTGGCGGGACTTGTATCCGGTTCTTATTCAGCTCGATGGTATTTCTTTGCAGCCGAATAAGTCGGATAAAGTGTTGTGGCGTCAAGGTAATCAAAAGCATGTGTTCTCGTCGTCTAGAGTTTGGGATTCGGTTCGGTATCATGCTGTGGAGGTGGAGTGGTGCCGTCTTGTGTGGTTTGGTCAGTGTATTCCGCGTCATGCTTTTTTATTATGGCTTATCATGAGAAGGAAACTGCTTACTCAAGATAAGATTTTGAGTTGGGATTTATCGCGCAGGAAAAATATGAATATGATGTGCTGTTTATTATGCTATGCTAATCATGACTCTCATACGCATTTGTTTTTTGAATGTAAATACTCGTCACAAGTGTGGATGCTGGTTAGACAAAAAGCGGGTATGGGTTCGGTGCATGCTAATTGGGATGACATCGTTAACTGGTTACTGGATCGGTCTAAGTCAAACTTGGCGTCAGTTTACGTTGCTAAACTGTCAGTGGCTGCTACGGCCTACTTCATTTGGCAAGAGCGGAATGCCAGATTATTTAGAAACCAGGTGAGGCCCCCGGAATCCTTAAGTGAAACCATTATACAACAAGTGCGGTACAAGCTGATTGGAGCAAAGTTGAAAAAGTGCGAAAATGTTCGAAAGCTTTTAAGGGATTGGGATATTGAAGTTTCGGATGTGCACGATGATGGCGGCTGA